In a single window of the Terriglobus roseus genome:
- a CDS encoding S41 family peptidase gives MPTRTRRALVSLSLFFGTCALAGSMLNGRVNAQSATDESTVRDSLHQFTDVYSVVEGNYADKLDTDKVDKVIYDGAIPSMLHVLDPHSNFYDPKAYAQMREDQHGRYYGVGMHIQPQMGKDGVQRVVVIDTFDGSPAYKSGIKPGDAILFIEGKSADGMDSLAVSNLLKGPKGTHISVQMQREGADKPLTFDLTRDEIPRPSVDLAYFIKPGIGYIHVTQFMETTSHEVGDALTKFGPEMTGLIIDLRGNPGGLLNEAVAMSDKFLSRGDIVVSQKGRSFQDVVYKANHGEQGKKYPIIVLVNRNTASAAEIVSGALQDHDRALIVGETTFGKGLVQTVFQIAENTGLALTTYHYYTPSGRLIQRDYNGVSLYDYYYVRNDAKPADKSNLEVKQTDSGRTVYGGGGITPDEKIESPRSNAFENALLVHGAFFDFMKHYLAHRNISKDFQVDDAVLTDFKTFLKTEKKVDYTDADFNANLAWVKMNIRSQLFISQFGANEGFRAAKDDDPQIAKALTFMPEALALEERSDKSKEKTTASIQ, from the coding sequence ATGCCGACACGTACACGCCGCGCACTTGTCTCCCTTTCGCTGTTCTTCGGCACCTGCGCGCTGGCTGGTTCCATGCTGAATGGCCGCGTGAATGCCCAAAGCGCCACGGACGAGAGCACTGTCCGGGACAGCCTGCACCAGTTCACGGACGTGTATTCGGTCGTCGAAGGCAACTACGCGGACAAGCTGGATACGGACAAGGTCGATAAGGTTATTTACGACGGCGCGATCCCGAGCATGCTGCATGTGCTGGATCCGCATAGTAACTTCTACGATCCGAAGGCATACGCGCAGATGCGCGAGGATCAGCACGGACGTTATTACGGCGTCGGCATGCATATCCAGCCGCAGATGGGTAAGGATGGCGTTCAGCGCGTCGTCGTCATCGATACTTTCGATGGGTCGCCCGCATACAAGTCCGGCATCAAGCCTGGCGACGCCATCCTCTTCATTGAAGGCAAGAGCGCCGATGGCATGGACTCGCTCGCTGTCAGCAATCTGCTGAAGGGCCCGAAGGGCACCCACATTTCCGTGCAGATGCAGCGTGAAGGTGCCGACAAGCCGCTGACCTTTGACCTCACGCGTGATGAGATTCCGCGCCCCTCCGTCGACCTGGCCTACTTTATCAAGCCAGGAATTGGCTACATCCACGTCACCCAATTCATGGAGACGACCTCCCATGAAGTCGGAGACGCCCTGACGAAGTTTGGCCCCGAGATGACGGGCCTGATCATTGATCTTCGTGGCAATCCGGGCGGCCTCCTGAATGAGGCTGTCGCGATGAGCGACAAGTTCCTGAGCCGCGGCGACATCGTCGTCAGCCAGAAGGGCCGCAGCTTCCAGGACGTGGTCTATAAGGCGAACCATGGTGAGCAGGGCAAGAAGTATCCCATCATCGTCCTCGTGAACCGCAATACAGCCTCTGCTGCAGAGATCGTAAGCGGCGCGTTGCAGGATCACGACCGCGCGCTGATCGTCGGTGAAACCACCTTCGGCAAGGGCCTTGTGCAGACAGTGTTTCAGATCGCTGAAAACACCGGTCTCGCCCTGACGACCTATCACTACTACACGCCCAGTGGTCGCCTGATCCAGCGCGACTACAACGGTGTGTCGCTGTACGACTATTACTACGTCCGCAATGACGCTAAGCCCGCCGACAAGAGCAATCTCGAGGTGAAGCAGACCGACAGCGGCCGTACCGTCTACGGTGGTGGCGGCATCACGCCGGACGAGAAAATCGAGTCACCGCGTTCCAATGCCTTTGAGAACGCCCTGCTGGTACACGGCGCATTCTTTGACTTCATGAAGCACTATCTGGCCCATCGCAATATCAGCAAGGACTTCCAGGTAGATGACGCTGTCCTGACCGACTTCAAGACATTCCTGAAGACGGAGAAGAAGGTGGACTATACAGACGCCGACTTCAACGCCAATCTTGCATGGGTCAAGATGAATATCCGCAGCCAGTTGTTCATCTCGCAGTTCGGCGCTAACGAAGGGTTCCGTGCTGCGAAGGACGACGATCCGCAGATCGCCAAGGCACTTACGTTCATGCCGGAAGCGCTTGCACTGGAAGAGCGCAGCGACAAGAGCAAGGAAAAGACGACTGCCAGCATTCAGTAA
- a CDS encoding peptidylprolyl isomerase produces MTESTRLFRAGIFAGLLLSTAAVSVAQQAPAAAPSSLPVPRYQSPGVPQAPAPAPVPEFNLPQTPAITPNATVVEDVIVRVNDGIISRSDLERAEASLQQELAQNPGAAGDATERQKNLLRDLIDQQLLLSKGKELGINPDAEVIRRLDEIRKQNNLPSMEALEAAARSQGVSFEDFKANIRNSIITGQVVRDEVGRSIRMNRADEQKYYDAHKQDFVQPEQVRLSEILVPTAANADDTQIAAALKSSQQIYDKLKAGADFAATAKASSGGPTAAQGGDLGLFKHGALAPVLEEKTFSLPVGGFTEPTRTRQGFVILKAVEHQQAGSPPLAQIEGEVQNAMYQEAIQPALRAYLTRLREEAFIDLRAGFVDSGGSAKQTKPVFAAYIAPVPKKKTEKQRMDAAAAGRMAQQKSAAAVASAAPATQELDKHGKPKKVKREKVRMGQAPRTALPDAPETAEATTDAAAPGAAISPLQGSANTISANAPDEDALTPKQAPRAKTRYASREPEVKQAKIEAKTAKIVEKAKATPIAATSEEKQTQNVQAQALGLNGSNAKKQKVKRKKGDPKDRLQTKPVEPKAPLNDNGLPDRLHQVNAPTRPDGTKVTSDSTTLPPANQPAPGSTLPSPAPAGTGAAPTSNQPVPQP; encoded by the coding sequence ATGACCGAATCGACCAGGCTGTTCCGCGCCGGCATCTTTGCCGGTCTGCTTCTCTCCACCGCGGCTGTATCCGTGGCCCAGCAGGCTCCCGCAGCCGCACCATCGAGTCTTCCGGTGCCGCGGTATCAAAGCCCCGGCGTGCCGCAGGCCCCGGCGCCCGCGCCCGTTCCGGAGTTCAACCTGCCGCAGACGCCTGCCATTACTCCCAACGCGACCGTCGTTGAGGATGTGATCGTGCGTGTGAACGATGGCATCATCTCGCGGTCTGACCTGGAGCGCGCGGAAGCCAGCCTGCAGCAGGAGCTGGCGCAGAATCCCGGAGCCGCGGGCGACGCCACGGAACGCCAGAAGAACCTGCTCCGCGACCTGATCGACCAGCAGCTTCTTCTGTCAAAAGGCAAGGAACTCGGCATCAATCCGGACGCCGAGGTGATCCGTCGTCTCGACGAGATCCGTAAGCAGAACAACCTGCCCAGCATGGAAGCGCTTGAGGCGGCTGCCCGCTCGCAGGGCGTGTCCTTTGAAGACTTCAAGGCCAACATTCGCAACAGCATTATCACCGGTCAGGTTGTGCGTGACGAGGTCGGTCGCAGCATCCGCATGAACCGCGCAGACGAGCAGAAGTATTACGACGCGCACAAACAAGATTTCGTCCAGCCCGAGCAGGTTCGCCTGTCCGAGATCCTGGTACCGACCGCGGCCAACGCAGACGATACGCAAATTGCTGCGGCCCTGAAGTCCTCGCAGCAGATCTACGACAAGCTCAAGGCAGGCGCTGACTTCGCCGCGACGGCCAAGGCCTCCTCAGGCGGCCCGACTGCCGCACAGGGCGGCGATCTCGGCCTGTTCAAGCACGGCGCGCTTGCGCCGGTGCTGGAGGAGAAAACCTTTTCGCTGCCGGTCGGTGGCTTCACGGAACCCACGCGGACACGTCAGGGCTTCGTGATCCTCAAGGCGGTCGAGCATCAGCAGGCCGGTTCACCGCCGCTGGCGCAGATCGAGGGCGAGGTGCAGAACGCCATGTACCAGGAGGCGATTCAACCTGCTCTGCGTGCGTACCTGACGCGACTGCGTGAGGAAGCATTTATCGATCTGCGCGCTGGCTTTGTGGACAGCGGCGGCAGTGCGAAGCAGACCAAGCCCGTATTCGCCGCGTATATCGCACCCGTGCCAAAGAAGAAGACTGAGAAACAGCGCATGGACGCAGCCGCTGCGGGCCGCATGGCACAGCAGAAGAGCGCTGCTGCAGTAGCGTCCGCTGCTCCCGCGACTCAGGAGCTGGACAAACATGGCAAGCCGAAGAAGGTGAAACGCGAGAAGGTCCGTATGGGCCAGGCACCGCGCACCGCACTTCCCGACGCTCCGGAGACCGCCGAGGCGACAACCGATGCAGCTGCGCCGGGAGCTGCGATCAGCCCGCTGCAGGGATCGGCCAACACCATCTCGGCCAATGCGCCCGACGAGGATGCACTGACACCGAAGCAGGCGCCTCGCGCCAAGACTCGCTATGCTTCGCGTGAGCCGGAAGTGAAGCAGGCCAAGATCGAAGCCAAGACTGCCAAGATCGTCGAGAAGGCCAAGGCAACACCGATCGCCGCGACCAGCGAAGAAAAGCAGACGCAAAACGTGCAGGCGCAGGCGCTCGGTCTGAATGGCAGCAACGCCAAAAAGCAGAAGGTGAAGCGGAAGAAGGGCGATCCGAAGGATCGTCTGCAGACCAAGCCGGTCGAGCCGAAGGCTCCGCTGAACGACAACGGTCTGCCAGATCGCCTGCACCAGGTGAATGCGCCGACGCGACCGGACGGCACCAAGGTCACCAGCGACAGCACCACGCTGCCGCCGGCCAACCAGCCCGCTCCCGGGAGCACATTACCCAGCCCCGCTCCTGCCGGCACGGGTGCGGCGCCGACCAGCAACCAGCCCGTTCCACAGCCGTAA
- a CDS encoding 3'-5' exoribonuclease YhaM family protein has translation MKDFYIADAAQHENAVITSYFLLSQISARDKKGGGGQYLALTLADKTGTFEARMWEDFAKALTTCSQGCYVKAMGRIDKYQGRFQITLQQMRSAADSEIDVSDFQPATQYDVDTLWAELNRFVDGFTNPHLKQLVRSFLDDPDLGPAFRSAPAAKMLHHAWIGGLLEHVVFLLRLCGRVAPQYAEEVDPDLLMTAAILHDFGKVRELAWKTSFSYTTEGQLLGHITIVIGMLRERIAALPEFPDRLRILVEHLILSHHGRYEYGSPKLPMTPEALVFSALDDLEAKMQNMRAEFSKAVEAGKKPDEVTEFSRSMERALLNSRAYLANE, from the coding sequence ATGAAGGACTTCTATATTGCCGATGCGGCGCAGCATGAGAACGCCGTGATCACCTCTTACTTTCTGCTGTCGCAGATCTCTGCCCGCGACAAGAAGGGTGGCGGCGGACAGTACCTGGCGCTGACTCTGGCCGATAAGACCGGCACCTTCGAAGCGCGCATGTGGGAGGACTTCGCCAAGGCACTCACGACCTGCTCACAGGGTTGTTATGTCAAGGCGATGGGACGCATCGACAAGTACCAGGGACGCTTCCAGATCACGCTGCAACAAATGCGCTCGGCAGCTGACTCAGAGATCGATGTCTCTGACTTCCAACCGGCTACGCAGTATGACGTCGACACTTTATGGGCTGAGTTGAACCGCTTCGTCGACGGCTTCACGAATCCGCATCTGAAGCAGCTCGTTCGCAGCTTCCTCGATGATCCTGATCTGGGTCCGGCCTTCCGTTCAGCACCCGCAGCCAAGATGCTGCATCACGCGTGGATCGGCGGGCTGCTGGAGCACGTCGTCTTCCTGCTGCGGCTGTGCGGGCGTGTTGCGCCGCAATACGCAGAGGAGGTTGATCCCGACCTGTTGATGACCGCTGCAATCCTGCACGACTTCGGCAAGGTCCGCGAACTGGCCTGGAAGACGAGCTTCAGTTACACCACGGAAGGCCAGTTGCTGGGTCACATCACCATCGTGATCGGCATGCTGCGTGAGCGCATCGCCGCGTTGCCGGAGTTCCCGGATCGCCTCCGCATACTGGTCGAGCATCTGATCCTCTCGCATCATGGACGCTATGAGTACGGCTCGCCCAAACTTCCAATGACGCCAGAAGCCCTGGTCTTCAGTGCTCTCGATGATCTGGAAGCCAAAATGCAGAACATGCGCGCCGAGTTCTCGAAGGCTGTCGAAGCCGGCAAAAAACCGGACGAGGTCACCGAATTTTCACGTTCCATGGAGCGGGCACTGCTGAACTCGAGGGCCTATCTGGCTAACGAGTGA
- a CDS encoding transglycosylase domain-containing protein, with amino-acid sequence MAVKVKLGNGGKRYDEDPRARRPRGYRPLWQRALLFLVVVGLACLLVGAITFGYYYNHYQKVVDDRMNNGPLFASTAQIYAAPKEVRTGQTLTVESIAQDLRRAGYNANSNLGTYQLSGDTITIKPGPGSFHSTDGATITATGGIVQNIAADNGAALRAYELEPQLITSLSESKNRTKRRLVTYNQIPQRLVQAVTAIEDRRFFEHNGLNFGRLVKCGVEDTLSRHFSCGGSTLTQQLARGFFLSPEKHIKRKLIEIMITLQLESRFSKPQIFEMYANQIPLGQRGSFAINGFGEASQAYFGKDLKQLDLAECALLAGIIQRPSYFNPFRHPERVLERRNLVLRSMVETGSLTAAQSERAQAEPLKLAPQNVDASEAPYFVDMVHDQLQQRLGDQQNNGSPLRIYTSLDPDLQKAAADAVAAMMPRIDEMIRKRHQGDTPLKYPQVSLVALDPHTGQVLALVGGRNYGQSQLNHAVSSRPTGSIFKPLVFATAFSQSVAGQALGDSGPFTAVTPLNDDPQDFSTGGKSYTPGNFERGEYPGMVPAQVALEHSLNIATISLAQRVGFENVAAMARSAGITSARPTPSVAIGTYSATPMDMAGVYTVFANRGVHLNPWLLASVRNDRGDIVADFTPEARQVLDPKVAFLTQSMMEGVMTRGTAAGVRALGFTAPAAGKTGTSHDVWFAGYSSNLLCIVWIGNDDYTDISDNLSKKVQGADTAAPIWAEFMKRAIKLPQYSDMKPFTPAPDGISLYRIDKATSQLADETCPIANYTAAFVEGTQPHNTCSHMGDGTGIMGSLFGADSSTAGTNMTGGGSGTNSSGVNGNNGSGNLNPDGTPHRNIFQKMFGLGKHEDNNIQPTPSQPATPQSPPPQPITIPR; translated from the coding sequence ATGGCGGTCAAGGTAAAGCTCGGCAACGGCGGCAAGCGGTACGACGAAGACCCACGAGCACGTCGTCCCCGCGGCTATCGGCCGCTGTGGCAGCGCGCCCTGCTGTTCCTTGTCGTCGTCGGTCTGGCATGCCTGCTGGTGGGCGCCATCACCTTTGGCTACTACTACAACCACTACCAAAAAGTGGTGGATGACCGTATGAACAACGGTCCTCTCTTCGCCAGCACGGCACAGATTTATGCCGCACCGAAAGAGGTGCGCACCGGCCAGACGTTGACGGTGGAGTCCATCGCACAGGATCTGCGCCGGGCTGGCTATAACGCCAACTCGAACCTTGGCACCTACCAGCTTTCGGGCGACACCATCACCATCAAGCCCGGCCCCGGCTCCTTTCATTCCACGGATGGCGCCACCATCACGGCAACGGGCGGTATCGTTCAAAACATTGCCGCGGACAACGGTGCCGCGCTGCGCGCCTACGAGCTGGAGCCGCAGCTCATCACCAGCCTGAGCGAGAGTAAGAACCGCACCAAGCGCCGGCTGGTGACCTACAACCAGATTCCCCAGCGACTGGTGCAGGCCGTCACGGCGATTGAAGATCGCCGCTTCTTTGAGCACAATGGCCTTAACTTCGGCCGGCTGGTGAAGTGCGGTGTGGAAGATACCTTGAGCCGTCACTTCTCCTGCGGCGGATCGACGCTCACGCAGCAGTTGGCGCGTGGCTTCTTCCTTTCCCCGGAGAAACACATCAAGCGCAAGCTGATCGAAATCATGATCACCCTGCAGCTTGAGTCGCGCTTCAGCAAACCGCAGATCTTCGAGATGTACGCCAACCAGATTCCCCTTGGGCAGCGTGGCTCTTTCGCGATCAATGGTTTCGGGGAAGCATCACAGGCGTACTTCGGAAAAGACCTGAAGCAGCTTGACCTGGCGGAGTGTGCCCTGCTCGCGGGCATCATTCAGCGCCCCAGTTATTTCAACCCCTTCCGCCATCCCGAACGCGTTCTGGAACGCCGCAACCTTGTGCTGCGATCCATGGTGGAAACCGGCTCTCTGACTGCCGCACAGTCCGAACGCGCGCAGGCCGAGCCGCTGAAGCTGGCGCCGCAGAACGTCGACGCCAGCGAAGCACCCTACTTCGTCGACATGGTGCACGACCAACTGCAGCAGCGCCTGGGAGACCAGCAGAACAACGGTTCGCCCCTCCGCATCTACACCTCGCTCGACCCTGATCTGCAGAAGGCCGCCGCCGATGCCGTAGCGGCAATGATGCCGCGCATCGACGAGATGATTCGCAAGCGCCACCAGGGCGATACACCCCTCAAGTATCCCCAGGTTTCCCTCGTCGCCCTCGATCCGCATACAGGCCAGGTGCTTGCGCTGGTGGGTGGCCGCAACTACGGCCAGTCGCAGTTGAACCATGCAGTCTCCAGCCGGCCGACGGGATCCATCTTCAAACCGCTGGTCTTCGCTACCGCCTTCTCGCAGAGCGTGGCGGGGCAGGCGCTGGGTGACAGCGGACCCTTCACTGCGGTCACGCCCCTGAACGACGATCCGCAGGATTTCAGCACGGGCGGCAAGTCGTACACGCCCGGCAATTTTGAGCGTGGCGAGTATCCCGGCATGGTGCCGGCCCAGGTGGCGCTTGAGCATTCCCTCAACATTGCAACGATCTCGCTGGCACAGCGTGTGGGATTCGAGAATGTGGCTGCGATGGCGCGTTCCGCCGGCATCACTTCCGCGCGGCCCACGCCGTCCGTTGCCATCGGTACGTACAGCGCAACGCCCATGGATATGGCGGGTGTCTACACCGTCTTTGCCAACCGCGGCGTGCATCTGAATCCGTGGCTGCTGGCAAGTGTTCGCAATGATCGCGGTGACATCGTAGCCGATTTCACACCGGAAGCGCGGCAGGTCCTGGACCCGAAAGTGGCCTTCCTGACGCAGTCCATGATGGAAGGCGTGATGACGCGCGGCACTGCGGCGGGCGTCCGTGCGCTTGGCTTTACGGCCCCGGCTGCCGGCAAGACCGGTACCTCGCACGACGTGTGGTTTGCCGGTTATTCGTCCAACCTGCTGTGCATCGTGTGGATCGGGAACGATGACTACACGGACATCTCCGACAACCTGAGCAAGAAGGTGCAGGGTGCCGATACGGCCGCACCCATCTGGGCTGAGTTCATGAAGCGCGCCATTAAGTTGCCGCAGTACAGCGACATGAAGCCCTTCACACCTGCGCCGGACGGCATCAGCCTCTACCGCATCGACAAGGCCACCAGCCAGCTCGCAGACGAAACCTGCCCTATCGCCAACTACACGGCAGCCTTCGTGGAAGGCACGCAGCCACACAACACCTGCAGCCATATGGGCGACGGCACCGGCATCATGGGCTCACTCTTCGGCGCAGACAGCAGCACCGCAGGCACCAACATGACTGGCGGCGGCAGCGGCACGAACAGCAGCGGCGTCAATGGCAATAACGGTAGCGGCAATCTGAACCCGGACGGCACACCCCATCGCAACATCTTCCAGAAGATGTTCGGCCTGGGCAAGCACGAAGACAACAACATCCAGCCCACACCAAGCCAGCCCGCAACCCCACAATCGCCACCGCCACAGCCCATCACCATCCCGCGATAA
- a CDS encoding proline--tRNA ligase has translation MQRWSKLFIPTLRDVPADAEVASHQILLRAGYIRQLGAGIYSYLPLATRAINKINRIVREEMDTIAQEFFLPALNPREIWEESGRWTGMGDNMFRLKDRKGADLCLGMTHEEIMTSIARGELRSYKQLPQIWYQIQTKFRDEPRPKSGLLRVRQFTMKDSYSFDIDEAGLDVSYNKHDAAYRRIFTRCGLEFVAVEADSGAMGGSQSQEFMVYTDAGEDWIASSPDGKYAANIEKATSKLAAVTDLDASGDGTPELVHTPGQRTIDEVGAFLGVEKHAQIKTMAMFATWPADAKGIVKTRTIVAFLRGDHQLNEAKLGSLVGGAELRPMVAEEIEATFGAPAGYLGPIGVAAAKAGEEKGTLVVLDAALGGRKNLIAGANKEEYHLRNVTPGRDFTPTVIADIRNINEGEPDPIGGQPLRLGKAVEIGHIFKLGYKYSQSMGARVLDNNGKEVTPIMGSYGIGIERILTSAIEQSAAKKGKNDRGEYSYALPPSIAPFEVVVTVTKQSDATLAAAGEKIALDLEQAGFDVLLDDRNDSAGSKFKDADLIGVPYRVTIGKGFADGTLEVVDRLSGNTENIAVADVVNAMITIRQQTLGTGTASNAE, from the coding sequence ATGCAACGCTGGTCCAAACTCTTCATTCCCACGCTGCGTGACGTACCCGCAGACGCGGAGGTCGCAAGCCACCAGATCCTGCTTCGTGCGGGCTACATTCGCCAGCTTGGCGCCGGTATCTACAGCTACCTGCCGCTTGCCACCCGCGCCATCAACAAGATCAACCGCATCGTGCGCGAGGAGATGGACACCATCGCGCAGGAGTTCTTCCTGCCCGCGCTGAACCCGCGTGAAATCTGGGAAGAGAGTGGCCGCTGGACCGGCATGGGCGACAACATGTTCCGCCTCAAGGACCGCAAAGGCGCGGACCTCTGCCTCGGCATGACGCACGAGGAGATCATGACCTCCATCGCTCGCGGCGAACTGCGCAGCTACAAGCAGCTCCCCCAGATCTGGTACCAGATCCAGACCAAGTTCCGCGACGAGCCCCGCCCCAAGAGCGGCCTCCTCCGCGTGCGCCAGTTCACCATGAAGGACTCGTACTCGTTCGACATCGACGAGGCCGGCCTTGACGTCAGCTACAACAAGCACGACGCAGCCTACCGCCGCATCTTCACCCGCTGCGGCCTGGAGTTCGTCGCCGTCGAGGCAGACAGCGGCGCCATGGGCGGCTCCCAGTCGCAGGAGTTCATGGTCTACACCGACGCCGGGGAGGACTGGATCGCAAGCTCGCCCGACGGCAAGTACGCCGCCAACATCGAGAAGGCGACCTCGAAGCTCGCAGCCGTCACAGACCTGGACGCAAGCGGCGACGGCACACCGGAACTCGTGCACACGCCCGGCCAGCGCACCATCGACGAAGTCGGCGCGTTTCTCGGCGTTGAGAAGCACGCGCAGATCAAGACCATGGCGATGTTTGCCACCTGGCCCGCAGATGCGAAGGGCATCGTGAAGACGCGCACCATCGTCGCCTTCCTCCGCGGCGACCACCAGTTGAACGAGGCCAAGCTCGGCTCGCTCGTCGGCGGCGCGGAGCTGCGTCCGATGGTCGCGGAAGAGATTGAAGCCACCTTCGGCGCACCCGCCGGCTACCTCGGTCCCATCGGGGTCGCTGCCGCAAAAGCCGGGGAAGAGAAGGGTACGCTCGTCGTGCTCGACGCCGCGCTGGGGGGCCGCAAGAACCTCATCGCTGGTGCAAACAAAGAGGAGTACCACCTCCGCAACGTCACTCCCGGCCGCGACTTCACGCCCACCGTCATCGCCGACATCCGCAACATCAACGAAGGCGAGCCCGACCCCATCGGCGGTCAGCCCCTGCGCCTGGGCAAGGCAGTTGAGATCGGTCACATCTTCAAGCTGGGCTACAAGTACTCGCAGTCCATGGGCGCGCGCGTGCTCGACAACAACGGCAAGGAAGTCACGCCGATCATGGGTTCGTACGGCATCGGCATCGAGCGCATCCTGACCTCGGCAATCGAGCAGTCCGCCGCTAAGAAGGGCAAGAACGACCGCGGCGAGTACAGCTACGCGTTGCCGCCGTCGATCGCGCCCTTCGAAGTCGTCGTCACGGTCACGAAGCAGAGTGACGCAACACTTGCCGCAGCGGGCGAGAAGATCGCGCTCGACCTGGAACAGGCCGGCTTCGACGTCCTGCTGGACGACCGCAACGACAGTGCCGGATCGAAGTTCAAGGATGCGGACCTGATCGGTGTGCCGTATCGCGTGACCATCGGCAAAGGCTTTGCAGACGGCACGCTGGAAGTGGTCGATCGTCTCAGCGGCAACACGGAGAACATCGCCGTCGCCGATGTGGTGAATGCAATGATCACCATCCGTCAACAGACCCTTGGCACCGGGACTGCGTCCAACGCGGAGTAG
- a CDS encoding TlpA family protein disulfide reductase, whose translation MRNAVVGGIIAAVVAVLVWAGVHNLRARRVADAQAKSQQMSIGVDKAGATATADSPLAADMRGKQAAVFTLTSSTGKRVSLADLKGKPVLLNFWATWCTPCKVEMPWFEEFQKKYAAQGLEVVGINEDEDAKSPEMQATIKKVLGQTGVDYTILMSDKKVGDAYGGLDVLPATFFIDRNGKIVAQAIGLAPKEDAEANIQKIVAGS comes from the coding sequence ATGCGGAATGCCGTCGTTGGTGGAATTATTGCTGCTGTCGTAGCCGTGCTGGTGTGGGCCGGCGTTCACAACCTGCGGGCTCGGCGTGTGGCCGATGCGCAGGCGAAGTCCCAGCAGATGTCCATCGGCGTCGATAAGGCCGGCGCAACCGCGACGGCAGACAGCCCGCTGGCTGCGGATATGCGCGGCAAGCAGGCAGCCGTCTTCACGCTGACCAGCAGCACCGGCAAGCGCGTTTCACTCGCCGACCTGAAGGGCAAGCCCGTCCTGCTGAACTTCTGGGCGACCTGGTGCACCCCCTGCAAGGTGGAGATGCCGTGGTTTGAGGAGTTCCAGAAGAAGTACGCCGCACAGGGTCTTGAGGTCGTCGGCATCAACGAGGACGAAGACGCGAAGAGCCCGGAGATGCAGGCGACGATCAAGAAGGTCCTGGGCCAGACGGGCGTGGACTACACAATCCTGATGAGCGACAAGAAGGTGGGCGACGCCTACGGCGGTCTGGACGTGCTCCCCGCAACCTTCTTCATCGATCGCAATGGGAAGATCGTAGCGCAGGCGATTGGCCTGGCTCCCAAGGAAGACGCGGAAGCGAACATCCAGAAGATTGTGGCGGGTAGCTGA
- a CDS encoding protein-disulfide reductase DsbD N-terminal domain-containing protein codes for MGSFVSCFKTAGVTVTAALMLGAGQISAQSINAGVVTAVKKGHVDFIADGQSVPANQPATVKLHFRVDPGFHINSHTPKSDVLIPTKLTVAMVGDDPEVTGVDFPAGEPFAFAFEPKQKLDVYHGDIVLTAHLKAKPGQHSIKAELYYQACDQAACYPPKKLPLEQPYTAK; via the coding sequence ATGGGTTCGTTCGTCTCTTGCTTCAAGACCGCGGGTGTCACCGTCACAGCTGCGTTGATGCTCGGCGCTGGACAGATCAGCGCGCAGAGCATCAATGCCGGCGTCGTGACTGCGGTGAAGAAGGGTCATGTGGACTTCATTGCGGACGGCCAGTCCGTCCCGGCAAACCAGCCGGCGACCGTCAAGCTGCACTTCCGCGTCGACCCGGGCTTCCACATCAACTCGCACACACCGAAGAGCGATGTGCTGATCCCGACGAAACTCACGGTCGCCATGGTGGGGGACGATCCCGAAGTGACGGGCGTCGACTTTCCCGCCGGCGAGCCGTTCGCCTTTGCCTTCGAGCCGAAGCAGAAGCTGGATGTGTACCACGGCGACATCGTCCTGACGGCGCACCTGAAGGCAAAGCCCGGACAGCACAGCATCAAGGCAGAGCTGTACTATCAGGCCTGCGATCAGGCTGCATGCTATCCGCCGAAGAAGCTGCCGCTTGAGCAGCCTTACACGGCGAAGTAG